A genomic stretch from Clavelina lepadiformis chromosome 5, kaClaLepa1.1, whole genome shotgun sequence includes:
- the LOC143459005 gene encoding protein phosphatase 1 regulatory subunit 3B-like, whose translation MTVTAQINSPFCPVGTKSSGGVVRMPADVTYLCSVSPPFVYNNNLLSQSFYTSPYNVLSSKPFNRNARIPVKPKALKPCIKAFQNRQNAPTYGGVNIAPQKLQQNSTPNVAKSKKRSVTFADTQGRALTLIKYLTESSYEPPKRLESGELLEGLVKNLSLGKNPTTSDNNATKLKVKFEQPVANYVLFKQRLEVKNVSLENLVVKDNGKLTGTVKVKNLAFNKTVSVRITFDDWKSHSDHQCAYVKNAYENGIFDTFQFDISIPPFFSSRSQQIQFCVNYRCDTAEYWDNNDGANYIIASPDYSASNAASPTSESAPIPIPQRGNCSYPSTYGELPAPEHNMWLNMENSGPFY comes from the exons ATGACCGTAACTGCTCAAATAAATTCACCATTCTGCCCAGTCG GAACGAAATCAAGTGGAGGTGTTGTAAGGATGCCAGCCGATGTGACGTATCTGTGCAGTGTAAGCCCACCGTTTGTCTACAACAACAATTTGCTTTCTCAATCCTTTTACACGTCTCCCTACAACGTGCTTAGTTCCAAGCCTTTTAACAGAAACGCCCGGATACCTGTCAAACCGAAAGCACTGAAGCCTTGTATCAAAGCATTTCAAAACCGACAAAACGCGCCCACCTATGGCGGGGTGAATATTGCCCCTCAGAAGCTCCAGCAGAATTCAACCCCGAACGTCGCCAAGTCTAAAAAACGAAGTGTGACGTTTGCAGACACGCAGGGACGGGCACTTACCCTCATCAAGTATTTAACCGAGTCGTCATACGAACCGCCGAAACGGCTCGAGTCCGGCGAATTACTCGAAGGTCTTGTAAAGAATCTTAGTTTGGGGAAAAACCCCACAACCAGCGATAACAATGCAACCAAGTTAAAGGTTAAATTTGAACAGCCGGTCGCCAATTACGTATTGTTTAAACAAAGACTTGAAGTGAAGAACGTTTCGTTGGAGAACCTTGTTGTCAAGGACAACGGCAAACTGACCGGCACcgtgaaagtaaaaaatctcGCCTTCAACAAGACCGTGTCGGTTCGGATAACTTTTGATGATTGGAAAAGTCACTCCGACCATCAGTGCGCTTATGTGAAGAACGCCTACGAGAATGGCATCTTCGACACCTTCCAGTTTGACATCTCGATTCCGCCTTTTTTCTCAAGTCGCTCGCAGCAAATTCAGTTTTGTGTAAACTACCGCTGTGACACCGCGGAATATTGGGACAATAACGACGGAGCCAACTACATCATCGCATCCCCGGATTACTCCGCTTCGAATGCCGCCTCCCCAACGTCAGAATCCGCTCCTATACCGATCCCGCAGCGCGGAAACTGTTCTTATCCTTCCACCTACGGAGAACTGCCCGCGCCCGAACACAATATGTGGCTTAATATGGAAAACTCCGGTCCGTTTTATTAG